CTGCTCCGGCCGATCTACCCCGGCGCCCGAATCGCCGGTCGGGCGGTCACGGTCTCGGCCCAGCCGGGCGACAACCTGATGATCCACGCGGCGGTCGAACAGACCCGGCCCGGTGACGTCCTCGTGGTGGCCTTCACCTCGCCGAGCACCGACGGCGCCTTCGGTGAACTGCTCGCCACCTCGTTGCGCGCCCGTGGGGTGCTCGGCCTGGTCATCGAGGCGGGCTGCCGGGACGTGGCCGAGCTGACCGAGATGCGGTTTCCGGTGTGGTCACGGGCGGTCTCCTCGCAGGGGACGGTCAAGGCGAGTCCCGGCTCGGTGAACGTCCCGGTGGTCGTCGGCGGCGGATACGTACGGCCCGGCGACGTGATCGTGGCCGACGACGACGGGGTCGTGGTGGTGCCGCGCGAGCGGGCCCAGGCGGTCGCCGCGGCGGGCACCGAACGGCAGGACAAGGAAGAGGAGAAGCGTCGGCAACTGGCCGACGGCGTACTCGGCCTGGACATGTACAACCTCCGGCCGCTGTTGGACCGGCTCGGCGTCCAGTACGTCGACGCCCCGGACGGCGACGGAACCAACGGCGACGGAACCAACGGCGACGGAAGCGACCACGACGGGACCGACGGCGACGCGTCGGGTGGTGACGGGTCCGGGCGCGGATCGACCGGCCCGGCAGCCTCCTGACGCCGCTCACCGACCAGCACCTGGTCGTCACCACACCCGATCGACCGACCTCCGGGCATGCCGCCACGCCGGTCGGCACCAGCATGATCGAGGAACCTGCCTGATGGAGTTTCTGGTACGACAACTGAACCGGATGCCGGCCGACGAGGAGTCCCGTCGGCTCCGTGAGGAGCTACGCCCGAAGGAACGTCGCGTCGCCCAGGAACTGCGGGACGCGGGCATTCTGCGCAGGCTGTGGCGGGTGCCGGGCACCCAGCACGCGATCGGCCTGTACGAGGCCGACGACGCCACCGCGCTGCACGACGCGCTGTCGTCGCTGCCGATGTTCCCGTGGCTGGAGATCGAGATCCAGCCGCTCGCGGTCCACCCGCAGGAACGGGGAACGCCGCCGGTGGCTCCGACCGCACCGGCGTCCGGTCCGGTACCCGGGTAGCAGAGGTTCCGGGCCGTCGTCCGTGGTCGTCGGGGGTCTTCCGGGTGCGTCAAATGACGTACCCGGACCCGCCCCGATCGGCCACGGTGGCCCGTCATTTGCGTATCGACCCGGCCCGCCGTATTCCATATTTTCTATCTTGACGCCGACGGATGGCGATGGTGTCGCACAGTTCGAAGCATTCGTCGAGGTGTGCCATTCCGGCCTGCCCGACAACGGGGGGAACGCTCGGGCGGGGATCGATTCAGCGAGATCCGGGAGGACGTCACCACAATGGCAGTGGAACCACTGATCGATCCCACCGGTAACGGCGACCTTACCTCGAATACCACCCTCGCGCCGCGACCGGGTACGTTGCGTGGCCGAACCCTCGGTCTGCTGAACAATACCAAGCCGAATGCCGCCGTCCTGCTACAGGAACTCGGCGAGCAGCTCCAGCGTGGATACGGCCTCCGCGAATTCGTCATCTACACCAAGCCCTACTTCGGCACCCCGGTGGAGCAGACCCAGATCGAGCGGATCGTCCAGGAGTGTGACTTCGCCGTCGCGGCGGTCGGTGATTGAGGCTCCTGCAGCGCGGCCAGTCTGGCCGACGGAGTTCTGCTCGAACGTGCCGGGATCCCGACGGTGAGCATCTGCACCGACGCCTTCCGGGTGCCCGCCGACGCGATGGCGAAGGCGCTGGGCTTCCCCGGGTTCGAGTACGTGACGGTCCCGCATCCGGTGGCGAGTCTGACGCTGCCCGAGGTCAAGGAGAGGGTACGGACGATGTTGCCCCGGTTGCTGAGGATCCTGGGGGTGGAGCAGTGACGACCACCGCTGCCCCGTCCGGGGTCGGCGGCGGCCCGGACCAGTCGCCACCGGCAGCGCCGTCGGCGTTGGACCCGGTGGCGGCGCGCGAGGTGATCGAGCACTACTACGCGCAGGGCTGGACCGACGGCCTGCCCGTGGTGCCGTGCTCGGAGAGCCTGCTCGCCGAGTTCCTCGCCGAGGTGGACCAGGATCCCGACGAGATCATTTTCGCCATGCCGCACCTCAACCGGACCTGCTCGGTACGTCTCGCCGCCGTCAACGCGGCCATGGCCGGCTGCCGCCCCGAGTACTTCCCGGTGGTGCTCGCCGCCTGGGCGGCGCTCGCCGAGGAGGGGTACGCCGGCAAGGGCATCTGGCAGAGCACGACCGGAAACGGCACCTTCCTGATCGTGAACGGGCCGGCCCGGGACCGACTGGAGATCAACAGCCGGGGCAACATCTTCGGCTCCGGCTTCCGGGCCAACGCGACGATCGGCCGGGCGATCCGGCTGACCGCGATCAACGCGTTCGGGCTGCGTCCGCACGTCCTCGACCAGGCGACCCAGGGAACACCGGCGAAGTACACCTGCTGCATCGCCGAGAACGAGGAGGAGAGTCCCTGGCCAGCGCTGCACACCGACCTCGGCTTCGAGGCCGGGCAGAGCGCGGTGACGGCGATGATGACCCGGTCGGTGGTGCACATCGAGGCCCGGCACACGATCGAGTCGGACCAGCTTCTGAATGACCTCGCCAACACCGTCGCCCGGACCGGTGCGCTGGTGCACGAGACCATCAGCGCGTGTGTCGTGCTGGGGCCGGAGCACGCGAACCTGCTGGCCCGGGCGGGAATGTCCAAGGCGGACGTACGACAGGCGCTCTTCGACAAGGCGGTGCAGAGCCGGGCGACGCTGGACGCGGTCGGCAAGGGCGCGGTGTCCCGCAACACCCGGTGGCGGATCCCCCGGGAACATCCGGACGCCGTGCTGGACGGCGAGACCGACCAGGTCCGGGTGCTCAACTCACCGGAGGCGGTCGTGGTCGTCGTCGCCGGTGCCTCCAACGCTGGCGTCTCGGCGGTCGCCGAGACGTTCGGACCCAGAGGTGGCCCCCCGGCCACCGCCCGAGTGAAGGATGTGCGATGACCACTGAGCAGAAGACCACGGATCCGGCCCTGGAGACCGCGTTCGCCGACACCGTGACGGTGCTGGCCCGGGACGGCTACGCCGCGACGTGGGAACTGGACGGCGAGGGCGCGGTCACCTTCCGGGTCGCCGCGACCGCCGACGCCTGCGCGGACTGCCTCGTGCCGGCCCCGGTGATGCAGGCCATCCTCGACAGCGCCCTGGAGGGGACCGGCTACCGGATCGGCCGGGTGGAACTTCCCGCCGACCACTGACGCGCCGACGGCCGCGCGGTCATTGCACCGGTACGCCGACCACCGACCGCCGGCAGCTCACCGGCGACCACCACCCGTGCGAAAGGCGATCCATGGCAGTCGGAGACACCCACATCCGTGAACCGGAACGGGCCACCCCGGTACGCGGCGAGTACGACGTGGTCGTGGTCGGCGGCGGACCGGCGGGCCTGATGGCCGCGGCGGCGGCGGCGCGTACCGGCCGGTCGACCATCCTGCTGGAGCGGTACGGCTTCCTCGGCGGCGCCGGCACGATGGGCGGGCTGAGTACGTTCTGCGGCCTGCACGCCCGGGTGCACGGCGAGCACCAGCGGGTGATCCGGGGACTCACCGACGAACTGCTGGACCGGCTGGAGCGGATGGACGGGCTGAACGCGCCGCACCTCTCGGTCGCCGACCGGATCATGGCGCAGGCGTTCGACATCTCGGCGTACAAGATGGCCGCCGACGACCTGGTCCTGGCCGGTGGCGGGAAGCTGCTGTTCCACGCGACGGCGGTCGGGGTGTCGATGGCCGGTCCGACCGAGATCGACGCCGTGATCGTCGAGTCGAAGTCCGGCCGGAGCGCGATCCGGGGCCGGGTGTTCGTCGACGCCTCCGGGGACGGGGACCTCGCCGCCTGGTCCGGTGCGCCGTACGAGGTGTCGGAGAAACTGCTCTACCCGTCCCTGATGTTCCGGATCAACGGCGTCGACGCCGCCCGCGCCGGGCAGGCGTGGAAGACCGTCGCCCGGCTGATGGACGAGGCGGAGCGGGCCGGCACGCACACGTTCCCCCGGAAGAAGCCGATCGTCCGGCCCCAGCGCAACCCGCTCGAGTGGCGGGCCAACCTGACCCAGTTGAGCAATCCGGACGGCAGTGCGGTGGACGGCACCGACGTCGACGGGCTGACCCACGGCGAGATCCAGGGCCGCCGGCAGGTACGCGACGCCTTCGCCTTCATCCGGGAGCACACGCCGGGCTTCGAGGACTCGTACGTCGTCGACCTCTCACCGCAGATCGGCATCCGGGAGACCCGTCGGATCGTCGGCCCGTACCAGCTCACCGAGGACGACATCCTCGACTGTGTCGACTTCCCGGACACCATCGGGGTGAACGGCTGGCCGGTCGAGGCGCACGTCGCCGGGGACGTCGAGTTCCGGTTCCCGCGTGCCGACGCGGCGTCCCGGGGATTCAACCAGTTGCCGTACCGGATGATGCTGCCGCAGGTGGTGGAGAACCTCTTCGTCGCCGGCCGGTGCGCGTCGATGACCCAACGCGGGCAGTCCTCCGCCCGGGTCACCGGGCCGTGCTTCGTGATGGGGCAGGCCGCCGGTACCGCCGCCGACCTCGCGCTGTCGGCCGGCGTCGCGCTCCGGGACGTCGACATCGCCACCTTGCAGAAACGGTTGACCGGCGACGGCGCCTACCTCGGCACCGACCTCGCGCCGGACACCGCTGCCACGGACACCGCTGCCACGGACAGCGCGGGCGCCGGCACCGGGGAGCACCGATGACCCGCCAGCTGCGCAGCAACTTCGAACCCGGCACCACCCGGTGGGCGATGCGCCGGGCCCAGTGGCGGGCGATGGGCCTGACCGCCGAGGACGAGGTCAAACCGAAGATCGCCATCGTGAACAGCTCGTCGGCCCTGGCGAGCTGCTTCAGCCACCTCGACGACATCGTGGGGCCGCTCAAGGCCGCGATCAGGTCCGCCGGCGGGGTGCCCTTCGAGGTACGGACCGCCGCGCCGAGCGACGCGATCACCAGTGCCGGCCGCGCGGGGCAGTACATCCTGCCCAGCCGGGACCTGATCGTGCACGACATCGAGGTGGCGGTCGAGGGCGCCCAGCTCGACGGCATGGTCTGTCTGGCGTCCTGCGACAAGACGGCACCCGCGCACCTGATGGCCGCGGCCCGGCTCGACCTTCCGACCATCGTGGTGGCCTGCGGGTACCAGGCGACCGGGCGGTACCGGGGCGAGCACATCGACTTCGAGGACATCTTCCTGCGGGCGGGGCACGTCGCCAGCGGGCGGCTCACCGTCGACGAGCTCAGCGAGATGAGCGAGTGCGCGATCGGCGGGCCCGGGGTATGCGCCGGGATGGGTACGGCCAACTCGATGCACATCGCCTGTGAGGCGCTGGGCATGTCGATGGCCGGCAGCACTCCGGTACGCGCCAACGGCGACCGGATGTGGCGGGCGGTCCGGCGGGCCGGTGAACGGATCGTGGAACTCGTGACCGAGGACGTCCGGCCGAGGCAGATCCTGACGGCGGACGCCTTCCGCAACGCGGTTACCACGATTCTCGCGGTGAGTGGCTCGGTCAACACGCTCAAGCACCTCCAGGCGGTCGCGGTGGAGGCGGAGTGCGCCGTCGACATCGCGGGCCTGTTCGAGGAACTCGCCGCGCAGGTGCCGCTGCTGACCGGGGTGAAGCCGAACGGCGACCGGCACGTCGACGAGTTCGAGGACGCGGGGGGTACGCCGGCGCTGCTGAAGCAGTTGGCGCCGTTGCTGCGGCTCGACGCGGCCACGGTCACCGGCCCCCGGCTCGGCGAACTGCTGGCCGGGGTCGAGGTGGCCGACGCCGACGTCATCCGACCGCTGGAGAACCCGCTGGCCCGGCATCCGGCCATCGTGGTGGTACGCGGCTCGCTGGCCCCGGACGGAGCGATCATCAAGCGTACGGTGGCCGACGACGCGCCGTTGCGGTTCCGGGGACCGGCGCGGGTCTTCACCTCCCGCGAGGAGGGGCTGGCCGCGATCAAGCGGGGCGAGGTCCAGCGGGGCGAGGTGCTGGTGCTCAGCGGTCTCGGCCTGCGCGGTTCGCCGGGAATGGGCCTGACCTCCGCGTTCGTCTTCGCGCTCGACGGTGCCGGCCTGGGCGAGCACGTCGCGGTGATCACCGACGGCCAGCTCTCCGGCCTGGTGAACAAGGGTCTGGTCGTCGGCGAGGTGGCTCCCGAGGCGGCCACCGGTGGGCCGCTCGGCCTGGTCCGCGACGGCGACGTCATCACCGTGGACGTCCGGGAACGCACCGTCGACCTGCTGGTGGACGACGCGACCCTGGCCGCGCGCCGGGACCGGCTGCCGGCGCCCGTACCGGCGGTCGGTTGTGGCTGGCTCTCCGTCTACGCCCGGGAGGTGGGCCCGCTGACCGAGGGGGCCACGCTGGGCGGTCGACTGCCCCGAAGTGTCGCGACAGAGTAGTCGCGTGATGACTCGACGTGACCGTGGTGCGGGCGGTCCGCTGCGGCCGAACTCGGTCACGGCCGGGCCCTTGACGGTCCCCATATTCTGATCGAACGGAATTGCCGCTGGTCAAGGCGGCAATGGCCGCTCAGCGCAGCGGGAAAGGATCATGACGACGACGTCACCGGCGGAAGGCACCGCAGCCGTGGTCGCGGGGCAGGAGTTCGCGCTGCTCCAGGCGATCGGGCAGGTCGCGTCCGGCGGGCTGGCGGTGCTCGACGAGCGACACCGGGTGCGGTGGCTCAACCCCACCGCCGCCGAGATGTTCGGCGAGGCGGCGTCGACCCTGCTGGACCGGCCCTGGCCGTGGCAGTTGACCACGATCGAGGACGGCAATCCGGGACGGCCGGAGGGCGTACCGGACGACGCGTCGGTGAGCCTGGACGGTCCGGGCGGGCGACGCCTGTTGCAGTACCGGGCCGCCTGGGTGGACCTGGGTGGCGCGAGGCGCGTGGTCGTCTCGATCACCGATGTGACGCAGGCGCGTCGCCAGCAGCGGCGGCTGGCGGCGGTGGCCCGCGCCGCGTCGAGCGTCGCGGACGCGGGACGGCTCAGCGCCACCCTGGACGCGCTGGCCCGGGCGGTGTTCGAGTCCACCGGTCTGGCCGCCGTGCAGATTCTCACCCTGCACGGCGAGGAGCGGGAACTGCGGATGATGGGCGAGGCCGGATTCTTCGACGTCGAGAACTTCAGCGAGAAACTCGCCGAGTGCCGCCGCCGGGGCGCCGAGCTGAAGATGCTCGAGGCCGCCGTCCGGTGCGCACCGATCGTCGTACTGCACCGCAAGCCCGACATCATGCGGGACCCCGCCTGGGAGCCGTTGCACGGGATCATGGGCGCGGTCGACTGGGACAGTTTCGTCAGCATGCCGCTGTCGGCACGTGACCTCTGCGTCGGGGTGCTGAACGCCTTCTTCACCCCCGGCGAGGATCCCGGGCCGGCCGAACTGGAGTTCCTGGCCGCGATCGCCGACCAGGCCGCGATGGCGGTCGACTACGCCGGGCTGCTCGCCGCCTCCCGCGACGAGGTACGGCGGGAGGAGCGCCAGCGGCTCGCCCGGGACCTGCACGACTCGGTGGTGCAACGGGTCTTCTCCATGCGGATGCAGTCCAGCGCGCTCCGGGCCAGGATCAACCAGCGCGCCCCGGCGGTGGTCACCGATCTCGGCCCGATCGCCGACGAGCTGATCACCCTGTCCAAGACGGCCCTGGCGGACCTCCGTGACCTGATCTTCGAACTGCGCCCCGCCGAACTGGTCGACGTCGGCCTGCTGGAGGTGCTCCGGGTGCACGTGACCTCGACCGAGGCCCGTACCGGCATGCGGATCATGATCGAACTTCCGGAGTCGCTGGAGGAGGTGCCGACGGAGGCGCAGGAGGACCTGTACCGGATCGTGCAGGAGGCCCTGCACAACGTGGTCAAGCACGCGCAGGCGAGTACGGCGTGGGTCCGCCTCCAGGTGACCGGACCGCTGCACGACCGCCTCGACATCGAGGTACGCGACGACGGATCCGGGGCCGGTCGGCACGGCAACCCCACGCTGGGACTGGGACTGGTGTCGATGAAGGAACGCGCCGAACGCTGGGGCGGCTCCCTCGAGGCGGGCCGCCTGCCCAGCGGAGGCTTCCAGGTCCGGGCCGTCTTCCCCCGACTACTGGCCGCCGGCACCCCCGGCGCCGTGCAGCACGATCCGAGGAGCAGGTTTGAGCGAGCGTGACGCCCGGATCGGGGTACTCGTGGTGGACGACCACACCGTGGTCCGCCGAGGTCTGCGGGCCTACCTCGAGGTGGTCGACGGGGTCGACGTGGTCGCCGAGGCCAGCGACGGCCAGGAGGCGATCGACCGGCTCGCCCGGCTGGCGACCGAGCACCGGCTGCCCGAGGTGGTGCTGATGGACCTGGTCATGCCCCGGATGGACGGGATCGCGGCGATCCGGGAGATCGCCCGCCGCCATCCGGACGTCCGGGTCGTGGTGCTGACCAGTTTCGGCGAGGTCGAGCGGGTGCAGACGGCGTTGCAGGCGGGCGCCGCCGGCTACCTGCTCAAGGACGCCGAGCCGGAGGAGGTCATGCAGGCCATCTTCGCGGCGGCCCGGGGCGAGGTGCACCTCGACGCCGCGGTGACCCGACGGCTGACCCGGCAGATGGTCTCCCGGGACGTCGGGCTCTCCGCCCTCACCCCACGCGAGCGGGACATCCTGGCGTTGGTGGCCGAGGGGCGGTCCAACCAGCAGATCGCCGAGCAGTTGGTGATCAGCGAGCGGACCGCGCGTACCCACGTGAGCCACGTGCTCAGCAAGCTCAACCTGACCTCGCGGACCCAGGCCGCCCTGGTCGCGATCCGGGAGGGCCTGGTCCCGCCGCCCGGATCGGACTGAGTCCTCCGGTACGCCCCCGGGGCGCGGTGGGCGGCGGTGACCGGAATGCGACGGATGACGTAGCCGCACTGCTACAGAGTGTCCGCCGGGTGCCGTCATTCGCGTGAGGCCCGCTCCCGTCCGGCCGACCTAGTCTCGCAGGGCCGGGGGAGGAAGGCTCCCCCGCCGGGGCGGGAGAGGGACTTCGTCGGTGGTGGGACCAGCAGCACCTCCACAGGTGGCACCCGCGTCACGCGTCTCCGGCGACTCCGGACCACGGGTCGGAGCGCCCGGCGCCGACCAGGAGATCGCGGTCAGCGTCGTCCGGCGCCGGCTGGTTGCCGACGACGTCCTCGAACTGGCCCTGGCCCGCCCGACGGGGCAGGCACTTCCACAATGGACGCCGGGGGCGCACGTCGACGTACTCCTGCCGGGCGGCATGGTCCGGCAGTACTCGCTCTGCGGCGACCCGGCACAGACCGGAAGCTGGCGGATCGGCGTACTGCGCGAGCCGGCGGGACGCGGCGGATCCGCGTGGCTGCACGACCACGCCGTCGAGGGAACCGAACTCGTCCTTCGTGGACCCCGGAACAACTTCCCGCTCGACGACGCCGACCGGTACGTCTTCGTCGCCGGCGGGGTCGGGATCACCCCCGTACTGACCATGGTGCACGCGGCGGAACGCGCCGGCCGACCCTGGGTGCTGTGGTACGGCGGACGCCGCCGCTCCTCGATGGCCTTCCTCGACGAACTGACCGGGTACGGCGACCGGGTGCGCCTGCGCCCGGAGGACGAGTCCGGCCAGCTCGACCTGGCCACGGTGCTCGCCGACCGGGACCCGGGCACCCTGTTCTACTGCTGCGGTCCTCCCGGACTGATCGACGCGATGCGCTCCCGGTGCCAGTCGATGCCGGCCGGGAACCTGCGGGTCGAACGGTTCAGCGCGGTGCCGCAGCCGGCCGCCGACGAACCCGACGGCGGCATCGAGGTGATCTGCCAGCGGTCCGGCCTGACCGTGGCGGTGCCGCCCGGGCTGAGCATCCTCGACGCGGTACGGCAGGCCGGGGTGGACGTCCTCTCCTCGTGCACGGAGGGAATCTGTGGAACCTGCGAGACGACCGTGCTCGACGGCGTGCCGGCGCACCGGGACTCGCTGCTGACCGAGGACGAGCAGGAGGCCGGCGACACCATGATGATCTGCGTTTCCCGGGCCCTCGGCGACCGGCTGGTACTCGACCTGTGACGTGCGCCCGCCGCACCATGACGACTGCCAAGGAGATCTGATGCCACACGTCCAGAACGGTTGGTACCTCGCCGCGTGGTCGGACGAGGTGGGACGTACCTTGACCCAGCGGTGGATCGCCGGCAATCCGGTCTGCTTCTACCGGCTGGGCGACGGCACCCCGGTCGCCCTCGAGGACCGCTGCCCACACCGCAAGTTCCCGCTCTCGCTGGGCCGGCTCGACGGCGACGTGCTGGAGTGCAACTACCACGGCTACCGGTTCGACGCGACGGGCAGCTGCGTCGGGGTAGCCGAGCAGCAGGACAAGCCCCGGGCCGCCACCCGCCGGTTCCGGCTGCTCGAACGCGACGGCATCGTCTGGATCTGGCCCGGCGACCCGGACCGGGCCGACGAATCCCAACTGCCCGACACCTCGTGGCTGACCGATCCGAACTGGACACACGTCAAGGGCGTACTGCCGCTGAAGGCCCGGCACCTGCTGCTGGTGGAGAACCTGCTCGACCTGTCGCACGAGACGTTCCTGCACCCGTCGACGATCGGCAAC
The nucleotide sequence above comes from Plantactinospora soyae. Encoded proteins:
- a CDS encoding 4-carboxy-4-hydroxy-2-oxoadipate aldolase/oxaloacetate decarboxylase; this translates as MSGHVIVRTTVAPPADAVKRLGELGVSTVHEAQGRTGLLGHLLRPIYPGARIAGRAVTVSAQPGDNLMIHAAVEQTRPGDVLVVAFTSPSTDGAFGELLATSLRARGVLGLVIEAGCRDVAELTEMRFPVWSRAVSSQGTVKASPGSVNVPVVVGGGYVRPGDVIVADDDGVVVVPRERAQAVAAAGTERQDKEEEKRRQLADGVLGLDMYNLRPLLDRLGVQYVDAPDGDGTNGDGTNGDGSDHDGTDGDASGGDGSGRGSTGPAAS
- a CDS encoding muconolactone Delta-isomerase, which translates into the protein MEFLVRQLNRMPADEESRRLREELRPKERRVAQELRDAGILRRLWRVPGTQHAIGLYEADDATALHDALSSLPMFPWLEIEIQPLAVHPQERGTPPVAPTAPASGPVPG
- a CDS encoding UGSC family (seleno)protein — translated: MAVEPLIDPTGNGDLTSNTTLAPRPGTLRGRTLGLLNNTKPNAAVLLQELGEQLQRGYGLREFVIYTKPYFGTPVEQTQIERIVQECDFAVAAVGDUGSCSAASLADGVLLERAGIPTVSICTDAFRVPADAMAKALGFPGFEYVTVPHPVASLTLPEVKERVRTMLPRLLRILGVEQ
- a CDS encoding FAD-dependent oxidoreductase, encoding MAVGDTHIREPERATPVRGEYDVVVVGGGPAGLMAAAAAARTGRSTILLERYGFLGGAGTMGGLSTFCGLHARVHGEHQRVIRGLTDELLDRLERMDGLNAPHLSVADRIMAQAFDISAYKMAADDLVLAGGGKLLFHATAVGVSMAGPTEIDAVIVESKSGRSAIRGRVFVDASGDGDLAAWSGAPYEVSEKLLYPSLMFRINGVDAARAGQAWKTVARLMDEAERAGTHTFPRKKPIVRPQRNPLEWRANLTQLSNPDGSAVDGTDVDGLTHGEIQGRRQVRDAFAFIREHTPGFEDSYVVDLSPQIGIRETRRIVGPYQLTEDDILDCVDFPDTIGVNGWPVEAHVAGDVEFRFPRADAASRGFNQLPYRMMLPQVVENLFVAGRCASMTQRGQSSARVTGPCFVMGQAAGTAADLALSAGVALRDVDIATLQKRLTGDGAYLGTDLAPDTAATDTAATDSAGAGTGEHR
- the ilvD gene encoding dihydroxy-acid dehydratase, which encodes MTRQLRSNFEPGTTRWAMRRAQWRAMGLTAEDEVKPKIAIVNSSSALASCFSHLDDIVGPLKAAIRSAGGVPFEVRTAAPSDAITSAGRAGQYILPSRDLIVHDIEVAVEGAQLDGMVCLASCDKTAPAHLMAAARLDLPTIVVACGYQATGRYRGEHIDFEDIFLRAGHVASGRLTVDELSEMSECAIGGPGVCAGMGTANSMHIACEALGMSMAGSTPVRANGDRMWRAVRRAGERIVELVTEDVRPRQILTADAFRNAVTTILAVSGSVNTLKHLQAVAVEAECAVDIAGLFEELAAQVPLLTGVKPNGDRHVDEFEDAGGTPALLKQLAPLLRLDAATVTGPRLGELLAGVEVADADVIRPLENPLARHPAIVVVRGSLAPDGAIIKRTVADDAPLRFRGPARVFTSREEGLAAIKRGEVQRGEVLVLSGLGLRGSPGMGLTSAFVFALDGAGLGEHVAVITDGQLSGLVNKGLVVGEVAPEAATGGPLGLVRDGDVITVDVRERTVDLLVDDATLAARRDRLPAPVPAVGCGWLSVYAREVGPLTEGATLGGRLPRSVATE
- a CDS encoding sensor histidine kinase, encoding MTTTSPAEGTAAVVAGQEFALLQAIGQVASGGLAVLDERHRVRWLNPTAAEMFGEAASTLLDRPWPWQLTTIEDGNPGRPEGVPDDASVSLDGPGGRRLLQYRAAWVDLGGARRVVVSITDVTQARRQQRRLAAVARAASSVADAGRLSATLDALARAVFESTGLAAVQILTLHGEERELRMMGEAGFFDVENFSEKLAECRRRGAELKMLEAAVRCAPIVVLHRKPDIMRDPAWEPLHGIMGAVDWDSFVSMPLSARDLCVGVLNAFFTPGEDPGPAELEFLAAIADQAAMAVDYAGLLAASRDEVRREERQRLARDLHDSVVQRVFSMRMQSSALRARINQRAPAVVTDLGPIADELITLSKTALADLRDLIFELRPAELVDVGLLEVLRVHVTSTEARTGMRIMIELPESLEEVPTEAQEDLYRIVQEALHNVVKHAQASTAWVRLQVTGPLHDRLDIEVRDDGSGAGRHGNPTLGLGLVSMKERAERWGGSLEAGRLPSGGFQVRAVFPRLLAAGTPGAVQHDPRSRFERA
- a CDS encoding response regulator, which produces MSERDARIGVLVVDDHTVVRRGLRAYLEVVDGVDVVAEASDGQEAIDRLARLATEHRLPEVVLMDLVMPRMDGIAAIREIARRHPDVRVVVLTSFGEVERVQTALQAGAAGYLLKDAEPEEVMQAIFAAARGEVHLDAAVTRRLTRQMVSRDVGLSALTPRERDILALVAEGRSNQQIAEQLVISERTARTHVSHVLSKLNLTSRTQAALVAIREGLVPPPGSD
- a CDS encoding PDR/VanB family oxidoreductase, whose product is MAPASRVSGDSGPRVGAPGADQEIAVSVVRRRLVADDVLELALARPTGQALPQWTPGAHVDVLLPGGMVRQYSLCGDPAQTGSWRIGVLREPAGRGGSAWLHDHAVEGTELVLRGPRNNFPLDDADRYVFVAGGVGITPVLTMVHAAERAGRPWVLWYGGRRRSSMAFLDELTGYGDRVRLRPEDESGQLDLATVLADRDPGTLFYCCGPPGLIDAMRSRCQSMPAGNLRVERFSAVPQPAADEPDGGIEVICQRSGLTVAVPPGLSILDAVRQAGVDVLSSCTEGICGTCETTVLDGVPAHRDSLLTEDEQEAGDTMMICVSRALGDRLVLDL